Proteins encoded in a region of the Massilia sp. UMI-21 genome:
- the cysK gene encoding cysteine synthase A, with protein sequence MRIANDVTELIGNTPLVRIRRLAPNAGAEIVGKLEFQNPAHSVKDRIGLAMIEAAERAGLIKPDTVIVEPTSGNTGIALAMVCAARGYRCRLVMPETMSNERRMLLRAYGAELVLTPGSEGMLGAIRRAEELVAADPRCFMPQQFNNPANPEVHRNTTAEEIWRDTDGKVDILVAGIGTGGTITGVSEVLKARKPGFQSIAVEPEASPMLSKGTKGPHPIQGIGAGFVPAVLNTGIYDEVIAVKNEDAFETARAAAREEGLLVGISSGAALWAAIQVAQRTENAGKLIVTILPSFGERYLSTALYANLAG encoded by the coding sequence ATGCGTATCGCGAACGACGTTACTGAACTGATCGGCAACACTCCCCTCGTACGAATCCGCAGGCTGGCCCCGAACGCCGGCGCCGAGATCGTCGGCAAGCTCGAATTCCAGAACCCGGCGCACAGCGTCAAGGACCGCATCGGCCTGGCCATGATCGAGGCCGCCGAACGGGCCGGCCTGATCAAGCCCGACACCGTCATCGTCGAACCCACCAGCGGCAACACCGGCATCGCGCTGGCGATGGTGTGCGCCGCGCGCGGCTACCGTTGCAGGCTGGTGATGCCCGAGACCATGAGCAACGAGCGGCGCATGCTGCTGCGCGCCTATGGCGCCGAACTGGTGCTCACTCCCGGCAGCGAAGGCATGCTGGGTGCGATCCGGCGTGCCGAAGAACTGGTGGCGGCAGATCCGCGCTGCTTCATGCCGCAGCAGTTCAACAACCCGGCCAACCCGGAAGTCCACCGCAACACCACGGCCGAGGAAATCTGGCGCGACACCGACGGCAAGGTCGACATCCTGGTGGCCGGCATCGGCACCGGCGGCACCATCACCGGCGTGAGCGAAGTGCTCAAGGCGCGTAAACCTGGCTTCCAGTCGATCGCCGTGGAGCCGGAAGCCTCGCCCATGCTGTCGAAAGGCACCAAGGGGCCGCACCCGATCCAGGGCATCGGCGCCGGCTTCGTGCCGGCGGTGCTCAATACCGGCATCTACGACGAAGTCATCGCCGTGAAGAACGAGGACGCCTTCGAGACCGCACGCGCCGCGGCGCGCGAGGAAGGGCTGCTGGTCGGGATTTCGTCCGGCGCCGCCTTGTGGGCCGCGATCCAGGTGGCGCAGCGGACGGAGAACGCGGGCAAGCTGATCGTGACCATCCTTCCCTCGTTCGGCGAGCGCTATCTCAGCACGGCGCTGTACGCGAACCTGGCCGGCTGA
- a CDS encoding response regulator, whose amino-acid sequence MSQFRSIRSKLVRAVMATTLAALLVSVAIIVGYDLRSYQRSLVNDLATQAELVGHMTSAALAFDDPRLANENLALLRTRPQVRAAAIYGANGALFASYRAPGESRALPQVLPPAHARDGDDLVVRQRIAENGDTLGTVYLRAENRLLARILDYLSIAALVTLLAMGVAYLLMRRMGHVVTAPIVAITEIARDVVATRDYSRRAPRISNDEAGELVDSFNAMLTEIEGRTRELETSSSEIAREVAQRSRAQQEIMRLNEQLEQRVDERTLQLALANAELANAIEEARSANQAKSAFLSSMSHELRTPLNAILGFAQILTSDTLPSTLEQKKEFANHILKSGRHLLTLINEILDLAKVESGTVTLSMEPVALGDTLLETRTMVEPIAASRGVRVLFPETPGAVVLADRTRLKQVLLNLLSNAVKYNREAGAVVVSCEQVAPNRLRLSVQDTGAGLDAEQVAGLFQPFNRLGQEGGSQEGTGIGLVVTKRLVELMGGDIGVSSSPGVGSVFWIELASTAPLAAPAAEGADDEAPQVQAAPGEAGAQLTPHLLLYVEDNPANLRLVEEIVRFRSDLRLLSALDGHVGLSLARAHRPEIILMDLNLPGMSGIEVLKQLRADPLTAGIPVIALTANAMPRDIERGMAAGFTRYLTKPIDIDKFTEAINSTLAQLRAKGAAPAERKAE is encoded by the coding sequence ATGAGCCAGTTCCGCTCCATCCGCAGCAAGCTGGTACGGGCCGTGATGGCGACCACGCTGGCCGCCCTGCTGGTGTCGGTCGCGATCATCGTCGGCTACGACCTGCGCAGCTACCAGCGCAGCCTGGTCAACGACCTTGCCACCCAGGCCGAGCTGGTCGGCCACATGACATCGGCCGCGCTCGCCTTCGACGACCCGCGCCTGGCGAACGAGAACCTGGCGCTGCTGCGTACCCGCCCGCAGGTGCGCGCCGCCGCCATCTATGGCGCCAACGGCGCGCTGTTCGCCTCTTACCGGGCGCCGGGCGAGTCGCGCGCGTTGCCCCAGGTCCTGCCACCCGCGCATGCCCGCGACGGCGACGACCTGGTGGTCCGCCAGCGCATCGCCGAAAACGGCGACACGCTCGGCACCGTCTACCTGCGCGCCGAGAACCGGCTGCTGGCGCGCATCCTGGATTACCTGAGCATCGCCGCCCTGGTGACGCTGCTGGCGATGGGCGTGGCCTATCTGCTGATGCGCCGCATGGGCCACGTGGTGACGGCGCCGATCGTGGCCATCACCGAGATCGCGCGCGACGTCGTCGCCACCCGCGACTACTCGCGCCGCGCGCCGCGCATCAGCAACGACGAGGCCGGGGAACTGGTCGACTCCTTCAATGCCATGCTCACCGAGATCGAGGGCCGCACCCGCGAGCTCGAGACGTCGAGCAGCGAGATCGCGCGCGAAGTGGCGCAGCGTTCGCGCGCGCAGCAGGAGATCATGCGGCTCAACGAGCAGCTCGAGCAGCGCGTCGACGAGCGCACCCTGCAGCTGGCCCTGGCCAACGCCGAACTGGCCAATGCCATCGAAGAGGCGCGCAGCGCCAACCAGGCCAAGTCGGCCTTCCTGTCCTCGATGAGCCACGAGCTGCGCACGCCGCTCAACGCGATCCTGGGCTTCGCCCAGATCCTGACCTCGGATACCCTGCCTTCGACCCTCGAGCAGAAAAAGGAATTCGCGAACCACATCCTGAAAAGCGGCCGCCACCTGCTCACCCTGATCAACGAGATCCTCGACCTGGCCAAGGTGGAGTCGGGCACGGTGACGCTGTCGATGGAGCCGGTGGCGCTGGGCGACACGCTGCTTGAAACGCGCACGATGGTCGAGCCGATCGCGGCCAGCCGCGGAGTGCGGGTGCTGTTCCCGGAAACGCCGGGCGCCGTGGTGCTGGCCGACCGCACCCGCCTGAAGCAGGTGCTGCTCAACCTGTTGTCGAATGCGGTGAAGTACAACCGCGAAGCCGGCGCCGTGGTGGTGAGCTGCGAGCAGGTGGCGCCGAACCGGCTGCGCCTGTCGGTGCAGGACACCGGCGCCGGCCTCGATGCCGAACAGGTGGCCGGGTTGTTCCAGCCCTTCAACCGGCTCGGCCAGGAAGGCGGCAGCCAGGAGGGCACCGGCATCGGCCTGGTGGTCACCAAGCGCCTGGTCGAGCTGATGGGCGGCGACATCGGCGTCTCCAGCAGCCCCGGCGTGGGCAGCGTGTTCTGGATCGAGCTGGCCAGCACCGCGCCGCTGGCGGCGCCGGCGGCGGAAGGCGCGGACGACGAGGCGCCGCAGGTCCAGGCCGCACCAGGCGAGGCAGGAGCGCAGCTGACCCCGCACCTGCTCCTGTATGTCGAGGACAATCCGGCCAACCTGCGCCTGGTGGAAGAGATCGTGCGCTTTCGCTCCGACCTGCGCTTGCTGTCGGCGCTCGACGGCCACGTCGGCCTGTCGCTGGCGCGCGCCCACCGGCCGGAGATCATCCTGATGGACCTGAACCTGCCCGGCATGAGCGGCATCGAGGTGCTCAAGCAGCTGCGCGCCGACCCGCTGACCGCCGGCATTCCGGTCATTGCCCTGACCGCCAACGCCATGCCGCGCGATATCGAGCGCGGCATGGCCGCGGGCTTTACCCGTTACCTGACCAAACCGATCGACATCGACAAGTTCACCGAGGCGATCAACAGTACGCTGGCCCAGCTCCGTGCCAAGGGAGCCGCGCCGGCCGAAAGGAAGGCCGAATGA
- the tcdA gene encoding tRNA cyclic N6-threonylcarbamoyladenosine(37) synthase TcdA: MNRIDTPTLAATLDEEVDFARRFGGIARLYGERALERFRAAHVCVIGVGGVGSWIVEALARSAVGHLTLIDLDNVAESNINRQLQALSSTIGMAKIAALKERIAQINPFCKVTLVEDFIDPENIETMIAGKGFDYVVDAIDGVKSKAALIAYCSAKQLPLVVIGGAGGQTDPTRIEVRDLARTEQEPLLKKVRKILRAHYGFAKGEKNKYHIDAVFSMEPLRYPDSGEACAVDPNGITGLNCAGFGSSMVVTATFGMVAAGHLLRKLADAANAQPLPAVAQAPADAQTVQAEEALLS, from the coding sequence ATGAATCGCATTGATACCCCTACCCTGGCAGCCACCCTGGACGAGGAAGTCGACTTTGCGCGCCGCTTCGGCGGGATCGCGCGCCTCTACGGCGAGCGTGCACTCGAACGCTTCCGTGCGGCGCACGTTTGCGTGATCGGTGTCGGCGGCGTCGGCTCCTGGATCGTCGAGGCGCTGGCGCGCAGCGCCGTCGGCCACCTGACCCTGATCGACCTCGACAACGTGGCCGAATCGAACATCAACCGCCAGCTCCAGGCCTTGAGCTCGACCATCGGCATGGCCAAGATCGCCGCGCTGAAGGAGCGCATCGCGCAGATCAACCCATTTTGCAAAGTGACGCTGGTCGAAGACTTCATCGACCCGGAGAACATCGAGACGATGATCGCCGGTAAAGGTTTTGATTACGTCGTGGACGCCATCGACGGCGTCAAGTCGAAGGCGGCCCTGATCGCGTATTGCAGCGCCAAGCAGCTGCCCCTGGTCGTCATCGGCGGCGCCGGCGGCCAGACCGATCCGACCAGAATCGAGGTGCGCGACCTGGCCCGCACCGAGCAGGAGCCCCTGCTCAAGAAGGTGCGCAAGATCCTGCGCGCCCATTACGGTTTCGCCAAGGGCGAGAAGAACAAGTACCACATCGACGCCGTGTTCTCGATGGAGCCGCTGCGCTATCCCGACAGCGGCGAGGCCTGTGCGGTGGATCCGAACGGTATTACCGGCCTGAACTGCGCCGGCTTCGGTTCGAGCATGGTGGTCACGGCCACCTTCGGCATGGTGGCGGCCGGCCACCTGCTGCGCAAGCTGGCGGACGCCGCGAACGCGCAGCCCCTGCCGGCGGTCGCGCAAGCCCCTGCTGACGCACAAACTGTGCAAGCGGAAGAGGCCTTGCTATCATAG
- a CDS encoding metallophosphoesterase, which translates to MIRMAQRLLGGLALLAAAGPGLAGPPAAAPPPSAAYTVYAAGDIARCKHPDPRWSGAAATARLVEGRLRADAHAGTPAAVLTLGDHTYPAGKAAEFEHCYGPTWGRFRDRTWPTPGNHEYATPGAKPYFAYFGERAGSPQQPWYSLRLGSWLVISLDSNLEGAAHAAQIAWLRTELARRPSTCTLAFWHHPLYTSGGHLGPGRMRDAFALLHAAGAELVLSGHDHDYERFAPQDADGRLDRARGVRQFVVGTGGAYATPFLQLTAHSEVREASYDGVLALRLLDGAYEWRFLPADPSRVPAGATLDHGRGSCH; encoded by the coding sequence ATGATCCGGATGGCGCAGCGCCTGCTGGGCGGCCTGGCGCTGCTCGCGGCGGCCGGCCCTGGCCTGGCAGGCCCGCCCGCCGCCGCGCCGCCCCCTTCGGCCGCATACACCGTGTACGCGGCCGGCGACATCGCGCGCTGCAAGCATCCCGACCCGCGCTGGTCCGGAGCGGCCGCCACGGCCAGGCTGGTCGAGGGGCGCTTGCGCGCCGACGCACATGCCGGCACGCCGGCCGCCGTGCTGACCCTGGGCGACCATACCTACCCCGCCGGCAAGGCGGCCGAGTTCGAACACTGCTACGGCCCGACCTGGGGGCGCTTCCGCGACCGCACCTGGCCCACACCCGGCAACCACGAGTATGCGACGCCCGGCGCCAAGCCCTATTTCGCCTATTTCGGCGAACGGGCCGGCAGCCCGCAGCAGCCCTGGTACAGCCTGCGGCTCGGCAGCTGGCTGGTGATCTCGCTCGACAGCAACCTGGAAGGCGCCGCGCACGCCGCCCAGATCGCCTGGCTGCGCACCGAACTGGCGCGCCGGCCGAGTACCTGCACCCTCGCCTTCTGGCACCATCCGCTGTACACCTCGGGCGGCCACCTCGGCCCGGGCCGCATGCGCGACGCGTTCGCGCTGCTGCATGCGGCCGGCGCCGAGCTCGTGTTGTCGGGCCACGACCACGACTACGAGCGTTTCGCGCCGCAGGATGCCGATGGCCGGCTCGACCGGGCCAGGGGCGTGCGCCAGTTCGTGGTCGGCACCGGCGGCGCCTATGCCACGCCTTTCCTGCAGCTCACCGCCCACAGCGAGGTGCGCGAAGCCAGTTACGATGGCGTGCTGGCGCTGCGCCTGCTCGACGGCGCCTACGAATGGCGCTTCCTGCCGGCCGACCCGAGCCGCGTGCCGGCCGGCGCCACGCTCGACCATGGACGTGGCAGCTGCCACTGA
- a CDS encoding insulinase family protein — MRYFRLLVLILMMTTFVPPTGAQSAPAPSPIPLPTVAFEKTTLPNGLQVILVEDRRLPIVAVNIWYHVGPANEAPGLTGFAHLFEHMMFAATRHIPRGMADRLLEGAGATDSNGGTGYDQTSYYDTVPANQLELALWVHADRMGYLLDVLDQKALTNQQDVVRNERRQTVEDEPYGLVEEALAHALFPKGHPYHASIIGSHADIQNAKLEDVRRFFARYYGPNNASIVIAGDIDKAKTLALVERYFGSFKRSAPVARPSVATPPITSERRVVVRDRVELPRIFMGWLTPPAYRPGDAELAVAAAILGGGKSSRLYKKLVYERQIAQDVDATQNSYGLTSTFVIDVTARPGVEARALEAAVDAELAELREHGPSQREVERARNSIETALLSSIEKLGGDGLADQLNHYNQYTGDPGYLAKDLARLRSITPADVQRAVRSHLDRQARAVVTGLPGKPVIDDPRPPKAKRGAAPAPGDAGNAINAPEPWRAEQPKAGPTPQFSLPQGASFTLANGLRVIHHYKPGLPLVSAQLVVRSGSAANPAAMPGLAGFTAQMLEEGTNTRSAPQIADEIAQLGAFLDSGSSADASAVSLLSLRATFAPSLEVLADIVLRPAFPIAEVERQRADRIGELIQQRDDPEAVAAVASLGALYGSRHPKGHGQLGTEPAIRAVTRADLVDFWRRHYVPENAALVVSGDIAHDELKALVEARFAAWPRAEAPAGGGPDPAGTRARLVVVDQPDAVQTALRVGSIGVARDTPDYPALQVMNGALGGMFSSRLNNKLREEKGYTYGIHSYFRTDRTPGPFVIAGSVRADATGAAVREIFREVNGMRDAPLPPAELLAARDAQVLSLPGQFETNADIGASLAETFVYDLPLDYYARLPAQLSSVTAEQVQAAARKHLVPEKMVVVAVGDRKRMLPQLQPLRLGTAEVRDSDGQLPHPRQ; from the coding sequence ATGCGATACTTCCGGCTGCTCGTTCTTATTCTGATGATGACCACATTCGTTCCACCCACCGGCGCCCAGTCCGCGCCCGCCCCGTCGCCCATCCCGCTGCCCACCGTCGCCTTCGAGAAAACCACCCTGCCCAACGGGCTGCAGGTGATCCTGGTCGAAGACCGGCGCCTGCCCATCGTGGCGGTAAACATCTGGTACCACGTCGGCCCGGCCAACGAGGCGCCCGGGCTGACCGGTTTCGCCCACCTGTTCGAGCACATGATGTTCGCGGCCACGCGCCACATCCCGCGCGGCATGGCCGACCGCCTGCTGGAAGGCGCCGGCGCCACCGACAGCAACGGCGGCACCGGCTACGACCAGACCAGCTACTATGACACCGTGCCCGCCAACCAGCTGGAGCTGGCGCTGTGGGTGCACGCCGATCGCATGGGCTACCTGCTCGACGTGCTCGACCAGAAAGCCTTGACCAACCAGCAGGACGTGGTGCGCAACGAGCGCCGCCAGACGGTCGAGGACGAACCCTACGGCCTGGTGGAGGAAGCGCTGGCGCATGCGCTGTTCCCCAAGGGCCATCCCTACCACGCGTCGATCATCGGCTCGCATGCCGACATCCAGAACGCGAAGCTGGAAGACGTGCGCCGCTTCTTCGCGCGCTACTACGGTCCGAACAACGCCAGCATCGTGATCGCCGGCGACATCGACAAGGCGAAGACGCTCGCCCTGGTCGAACGCTATTTCGGCAGTTTCAAGCGCAGCGCGCCGGTGGCGCGTCCCAGCGTGGCGACGCCCCCGATCACCAGCGAGCGCCGCGTGGTGGTGCGCGACCGCGTGGAGCTGCCGCGCATCTTCATGGGCTGGCTGACGCCGCCCGCCTACCGGCCGGGCGACGCCGAGCTGGCGGTGGCCGCCGCGATCCTGGGTGGCGGCAAATCGAGCCGGCTGTACAAGAAGCTGGTCTACGAGCGCCAGATCGCCCAGGACGTGGACGCCACCCAGAATTCCTACGGCCTGACCTCGACCTTCGTGATCGACGTCACCGCCCGCCCCGGCGTCGAAGCGCGCGCGCTGGAAGCGGCGGTCGACGCCGAACTGGCCGAACTGCGCGAGCACGGCCCCTCGCAGCGCGAGGTCGAGCGCGCCCGCAACAGCATCGAGACCGCGCTCCTGAGCTCCATCGAGAAGCTCGGCGGCGACGGGCTGGCCGACCAGCTCAACCACTACAACCAGTACACCGGCGACCCCGGCTACCTGGCCAAGGACCTGGCGCGCCTGCGCAGCATCACCCCGGCCGACGTGCAGCGCGCGGTGCGCAGTCACCTGGACCGGCAGGCGCGCGCGGTCGTCACCGGCCTGCCCGGCAAGCCGGTGATCGACGATCCGCGCCCGCCGAAGGCGAAGCGCGGCGCCGCGCCGGCGCCGGGCGACGCCGGGAATGCCATCAACGCACCCGAGCCCTGGCGTGCAGAGCAGCCGAAGGCCGGCCCGACGCCGCAGTTCTCGCTGCCGCAGGGCGCATCCTTCACGCTCGCCAACGGCTTGCGCGTGATCCACCACTACAAGCCGGGCCTGCCCCTGGTATCGGCCCAGCTGGTGGTGCGCAGCGGCAGCGCCGCCAACCCGGCCGCGATGCCGGGCCTGGCCGGCTTCACCGCGCAGATGCTGGAAGAAGGGACGAATACCCGCAGCGCACCGCAGATCGCCGACGAGATCGCGCAACTGGGCGCTTTCCTCGACAGCGGCAGCAGCGCCGACGCCTCCGCCGTCTCGCTGCTGTCGCTGCGCGCCACCTTCGCCCCGTCGCTCGAGGTGCTGGCCGACATCGTGCTGCGTCCCGCCTTTCCGATCGCGGAGGTAGAGCGCCAGCGCGCCGACCGGATCGGCGAACTGATCCAGCAGCGCGACGACCCGGAAGCCGTGGCGGCAGTGGCCTCCCTCGGCGCGCTGTACGGCAGCAGGCACCCGAAGGGCCATGGCCAGCTCGGCACCGAACCGGCGATCCGCGCGGTGACCCGCGCCGACCTGGTGGACTTCTGGCGCCGCCACTATGTGCCGGAGAATGCCGCGCTGGTGGTATCGGGCGACATTGCGCACGACGAGCTGAAAGCGCTGGTGGAAGCGCGCTTCGCAGCCTGGCCGCGCGCCGAGGCGCCGGCCGGCGGCGGCCCCGACCCGGCGGGCACACGGGCCCGTCTGGTCGTGGTCGATCAGCCGGACGCGGTCCAGACCGCGCTACGGGTCGGCAGCATCGGCGTGGCGCGCGACACCCCCGACTATCCGGCCCTGCAGGTCATGAACGGCGCGCTGGGCGGCATGTTCTCCAGTCGCCTCAACAACAAGCTGCGCGAAGAAAAAGGCTATACCTACGGCATCCATTCGTACTTCCGCACCGACCGCACGCCGGGGCCCTTCGTCATCGCCGGCAGCGTCCGGGCCGATGCCACCGGCGCCGCGGTGCGCGAGATCTTCCGCGAGGTGAACGGCATGCGCGACGCACCGCTGCCGCCCGCCGAGCTGCTTGCCGCGCGCGACGCCCAGGTGCTGTCGCTGCCCGGCCAGTTCGAGACCAATGCCGACATCGGCGCCAGCCTGGCCGAGACCTTCGTCTACGACTTGCCGCTCGACTACTATGCCCGCCTGCCGGCCCAGCTCTCCAGCGTCACGGCCGAGCAGGTGCAGGCCGCCGCGCGCAAGCACCTGGTGCCGGAAAAGATGGTCGTGGTGGCCGTGGGCGACCGCAAGCGCATGCTGCCGCAGCTGCAGCCGTTGCGGCTGGGGACGGCGGAAGTGCGCGACAGCGACGGGCAGTTGCCGCATCCGCGGCAATAG
- a CDS encoding FKBP-type peptidyl-prolyl cis-trans isomerase — protein MIRRTAFAALMLAACAASAQDTATQQQDASKPTTQPPPEQQTVPQASQPQAVQPQGVTPQEAAPQAEPVMPEPPAPQVEIIDRVVGKGREATIGSTVLVHYTGWLHKPLAPKQRGKKFDSSLDRGDPLEFQLGAGRVIKGWEQGVAGMKVGGKRTLVIPSALAYGKRGAGGMIPPDADLIFDVELVKVK, from the coding sequence ATGATCCGTCGTACCGCATTTGCCGCACTGATGCTGGCCGCCTGTGCCGCCAGCGCCCAGGATACCGCCACCCAGCAGCAGGACGCGTCCAAGCCGACCACCCAGCCGCCGCCCGAGCAGCAGACCGTGCCGCAGGCAAGCCAGCCCCAGGCGGTCCAGCCGCAAGGTGTCACGCCGCAAGAAGCCGCGCCGCAGGCCGAGCCGGTGATGCCGGAGCCGCCGGCGCCGCAGGTCGAGATCATCGACCGCGTGGTCGGCAAGGGCAGGGAAGCCACCATCGGCAGCACGGTGCTGGTCCACTACACCGGCTGGCTGCACAAGCCGCTGGCGCCCAAGCAGCGCGGCAAGAAGTTCGATTCCTCGCTCGACCGCGGCGATCCGCTCGAGTTCCAGCTGGGCGCAGGCCGCGTCATCAAGGGCTGGGAGCAGGGCGTGGCCGGCATGAAGGTGGGCGGCAAGCGCACCCTGGTCATCCCGAGCGCGCTGGCCTACGGCAAGCGCGGCGCCGGCGGCATGATTCCGCCGGACGCCGATCTGATCTTCGACGTGGAACTGGTCAAGGTCAAGTAA
- a CDS encoding cation transporter, which yields MSHDHKHDGHKHEGHGFGHHHHHMPDPAGHGRAFALAIGVNTLFVAIEFIYGFIAHSTALMADAGHNLSDVLGLMLAWGAAALAKSAPTRRYTYGLRGSSILAALANGLLLMVACGAIALEAVQRFTEPAPVQGLTVSIVAAIGVVINGFSAWLFMAGSKGDLNLRGAYLHMAADAALSLGVVISGLAIMGTGWTWIDPAVSLAIVVVIVLGTWSLLRESVLLSMAAVPPGVDAGAVQAYLAAQPGVKEVHDLHIWALSTTETALTAHVVMPDGYPGDGMLDQMAAKLRSDFGIHHCTLQVEEGTTHHHCALGGHGHDSHDHAHAH from the coding sequence ATGAGTCACGATCACAAGCACGACGGCCACAAGCACGAGGGCCACGGCTTCGGCCACCACCACCACCACATGCCCGACCCGGCCGGGCACGGGCGCGCCTTTGCCCTGGCGATCGGCGTCAACACGCTGTTCGTGGCCATCGAATTCATCTACGGCTTCATCGCCCATTCCACCGCCCTGATGGCGGACGCCGGCCACAACCTGTCCGACGTGCTGGGCCTGATGCTGGCCTGGGGCGCGGCGGCGCTGGCCAAGAGCGCGCCGACCCGGCGCTATACCTACGGCCTGCGCGGCTCGTCGATCCTGGCGGCGCTGGCCAATGGCCTGCTGCTGATGGTGGCCTGCGGCGCCATCGCCCTGGAGGCGGTACAGCGCTTCACCGAACCGGCGCCGGTACAGGGCTTGACGGTATCGATCGTCGCGGCGATCGGTGTCGTGATCAACGGCTTCTCGGCCTGGCTGTTCATGGCCGGCAGCAAGGGCGACCTGAACCTGCGCGGGGCCTACCTGCACATGGCGGCCGACGCCGCGCTGTCGCTGGGCGTGGTGATCTCGGGGCTGGCCATCATGGGCACCGGCTGGACCTGGATCGACCCGGCGGTGAGCCTGGCGATCGTGGTCGTGATCGTGCTCGGCACCTGGTCGCTGCTGCGCGAGTCGGTGCTGCTGTCGATGGCGGCGGTGCCGCCCGGCGTGGACGCCGGCGCGGTACAAGCATACCTGGCCGCCCAGCCGGGCGTGAAGGAAGTGCATGACCTGCACATCTGGGCCTTGAGCACCACCGAAACCGCGCTGACGGCGCACGTGGTGATGCCGGACGGGTATCCGGGCGACGGGATGCTGGACCAGATGGCGGCGAAACTACGGAGCGACTTCGGCATCCACCACTGCACGCTGCAGGTAGAGGAAGGAACAACGCATCACCATTGTGCGCTGGGCGGCCACGGCCATGACAGCCACGACCATGCCCATGCGCACTAG
- a CDS encoding CinA family protein, which produces MRPHRPRFSKGSVHPHPKESHVTNDILDLATQVGRALEAKRLMLATAESCTGGGVSQAITDIPGSTGWFDCGFVTYSNASKTELLEVPAALVAQFGSVSEEVAGKMAEGALSNSNADVAVSTTGIAGPTGAVPGKPVGTVCFGWSRGETTHTERLVFQGDRQSVREQAVAHALRGLLRFIE; this is translated from the coding sequence ATGCGCCCGCACCGGCCTCGGTTCAGTAAGGGCTCAGTCCATCCGCACCCAAAGGAGTCTCACGTGACGAACGATATTCTCGATCTTGCTACCCAAGTTGGCCGGGCGCTCGAGGCCAAGCGCCTGATGCTGGCGACCGCCGAATCCTGCACCGGAGGCGGCGTGTCCCAGGCGATCACCGACATCCCGGGCTCCACCGGCTGGTTCGACTGCGGCTTCGTCACCTATTCGAATGCCTCCAAGACCGAACTGCTGGAGGTGCCGGCGGCGCTGGTCGCGCAGTTCGGTTCGGTAAGCGAGGAAGTGGCCGGCAAGATGGCCGAGGGCGCTCTGTCCAACAGCAACGCCGACGTGGCGGTGTCGACCACCGGCATCGCCGGACCGACCGGCGCGGTGCCGGGCAAGCCGGTCGGCACCGTGTGCTTCGGCTGGTCGCGCGGCGAGACGACCCACACCGAGCGCCTGGTGTTCCAGGGCGACCGCCAGTCGGTGCGCGAGCAGGCCGTGGCGCACGCGCTACGCGGACTGTTGCGCTTCATCGAATAA
- a CDS encoding winged helix-turn-helix transcriptional regulator, which translates to MTTLPEFEHAAGAVEQLADLFHLLGDATRLRIVLACLAQPTAVGDIAAALDLSSSLVSHHLRLLRAARIVKAERQGKQVFYAAADAHISSLLANMFEHIAEPATGMDA; encoded by the coding sequence ATGACGACACTACCCGAATTCGAGCACGCCGCCGGCGCGGTCGAGCAGCTGGCCGACCTGTTCCACCTGCTCGGCGACGCCACCCGCCTGCGCATCGTGCTGGCCTGCCTGGCGCAACCGACCGCGGTGGGCGACATCGCCGCCGCCCTCGACTTGTCCAGCTCGCTGGTCAGCCATCACCTGCGCCTGCTGCGCGCGGCCCGCATCGTCAAGGCCGAGCGCCAGGGCAAGCAGGTCTTCTACGCCGCTGCCGACGCCCACATCAGCAGCCTGCTCGCCAACATGTTCGAGCACATCGCCGAACCAGCCACCGGAATGGACGCATGA
- a CDS encoding type II secretion system protein: MPASHNISLRIYVALGHHRDFPPSYAVIDGAICVRRRTLAPTFIGIFSTERAVANSHFKAGKQGGFTLIELIAVIVILGILAATALPRFSNLAGDARAANLKAAKGALISTATMVRAKAMVSNNMSTGTVTFEGQTVLIRNGYPAAADLGEVRMFAAAAGLGMGVGLNDDYNISFEYGGLTVSPKNVSPSNRATCAVTYIEASAPDRPPTYIEHSSSGRFICD, translated from the coding sequence ATGCCTGCATCGCACAATATTTCCCTAAGGATATATGTTGCCTTAGGTCATCATCGCGATTTTCCTCCGTCTTATGCTGTCATCGACGGTGCGATATGCGTTCGACGTCGAACGCTCGCACCGACGTTCATCGGCATATTTTCCACGGAGCGGGCTGTGGCCAATTCACATTTCAAAGCGGGCAAGCAGGGCGGTTTCACCCTGATCGAACTGATTGCGGTGATCGTGATACTCGGTATCCTGGCGGCGACTGCCTTGCCGAGATTTTCCAACCTGGCCGGAGACGCCCGTGCCGCCAACCTGAAGGCGGCCAAGGGCGCTCTGATATCGACGGCAACCATGGTGCGCGCCAAGGCAATGGTCAGTAACAACATGTCGACTGGCACGGTCACCTTCGAAGGCCAGACCGTGTTGATTCGCAATGGCTACCCGGCAGCCGCGGACCTCGGCGAGGTGCGGATGTTCGCGGCGGCGGCCGGCCTCGGCATGGGCGTGGGGCTCAACGACGACTACAACATCAGCTTCGAGTACGGCGGCCTGACGGTCTCGCCGAAAAACGTGAGCCCGTCGAACCGGGCTACTTGCGCGGTGACCTACATCGAAGCGAGCGCTCCGGACAGGCCACCGACGTATATCGAGCATTCCAGCAGCGGCAGGTTCATCTGCGACTGA